One window from the genome of Colletotrichum higginsianum IMI 349063 chromosome 12, whole genome shotgun sequence encodes:
- a CDS encoding DNA polymerase pol2, with the protein MSQEMDLASLVEYNINDCNAALDVWYKSGLSTEIPSFAACSSSPVYDCGRYITTMVPLAISSEALSRGMMLNWSTSNKDQEYRGGFVLDPKRGHHLSIIVCDFSSMYPTIMTCCNISPETVEVQETLGEDVEGEVTWSSTHVRIVLEDCVALFPYKSTSLLKEVLLDMVTLKKEHRKSDHSMPNRSNPSCSSAVTSIGRWRVKLAYRVLERHGLKVLYGDTDSCFVCPSDPALRTQEGRTTAVASALERLKQEFEDTPLRGMTMEMDSYHPGIILLDKKRYCKLNLDGRIRYTGVSAARSNVAGLVKDKCMRVAESILKSTSRNEQVDSISRHLETTMRHVMSGRVTVKDVSSIASRDGVKCYAYSSASGETVRRALWESHLDASDVRAPEVLENVREESDRTLIEACDVLESAVVGGKKLLHPPEIPSQNSLACCRRQARCLGLVRHAHGQIFDFLYREAAPPTPFLNRS; encoded by the exons ATGAGCCAGGAGATGGACTTGGCCTCGCTTGTGGAGTACAACATCAACGACTGCAATGCTGCTCTGGACGTCTGGTATAAGTCTGGTCTGAGCACAGAGATCCCTTCGTTTGCTGCATGTTCGTCTTCGCCAGTGTACGACTGTGGAAGATACATCACGACCATGGTTCCTCTGGCAATCTCGTCTGAGGCTCTTTCGCGTGGCATGATGCTGAACTGGTCTACCAGCAACAAGGACCAGGAGTACAGGGGAGGCTTCGTACTCGACCCCAAGCGCGGGCACCACCTGAGCATAATAGTGTGCGACTTTAGTTCCATGTATCCTACCATAATGACGTGCTGCAACATCTCGCCCGAGACAGTGGAGGTGCAGGAGACGCTGGGAGAAGACGTGGAAGGAGAGGTAACATGGTCGTCCACACATGTGCGCATTGTACTCGAAGACTGTGTCGCGCTGTTCCCATATAAGTCCACCTCGCTGCTCAAGGAGGTGCTGTTGGATATGGTCACACTGAAAAAGGAACACAGGAAGTCTGACCACTCTATGCCAAATCGCTCCAA TCCATCATGCTCCTCTGCTGTCACCTCCATAGGAAGGTGGCGTGTGAAGCTTGCATACCGCGTTCTCGAGCGTCACGGCCTGAAAGTCCTGTATGGCGATACTGACTCGTGCTTCGTGTGTCCGTCTGATCCCGCTCTAAGAACCCAGGAAGGGCGTACCACAGCTGTTGCAAGCGCACTGGAAAGGCTCAAACAGGAGTTCGAGGATACCCCACTTAGAGGTATGACGATGGAGATGGATAGCTACCATCCCGGGATTATTCTCCTGGACAAGAAGCGATACTGCAAGCTCAACCTCGACGGGCGAATAAGGTACACAGGTGTGTCTGCCGCGCGCAGTAATGTTGCCGGGCTCGTGAAGGACAAATGCATGCGTGTGGCGGAATCTATACTCAAGTCTACCTCAAGAAATGAGCAGGTGGACAGCATATCCAGACACCTCGAAACAACCATGAGACATGTCATGAGCGGAAGAGTTACAGTGAAGGATGTCTCCAGTATCGCTTCGAGGGACGGCGTCAAGTGCTACGCATACTCATCAGCATCGGGTGAAACGGTCAGGAGGGCCCTTTGGGAGTCTCACCTGGATGCCTCCGACGTCAGAGCTCCAGAAGTTTTAGAGAACGTCCGGGAGGAAAGTGACAG GACGCTCATCGAAGCTTGTGATGTGCTCGAGTCTGCTGTAGTCGGTGGTAAGAAGCTGCTCCACCCACCCGAGATCCCTTCTCAAAATTCCCTCGCGTGTTGTAGGAGGCAGGCCAGATGCCTCGGGCTCGTACGACATGCACATGGCCAGATCTTTGACTTCCTCTACCGTGAAGCTGCACCC CCTACGCCTTTCCTCAATCGATCTTAG
- a CDS encoding DNA-directed RNA polymerase, translated as MHTLEWILPAQKNGKRYVIRRSPTGVLVSKHVISSGEWIVKVRSFQQLQTGDKVSTGHGQKGVVTIMSYEDMPQAITDAGGVVVPDMVVAMSSIICRQTNGQLYETHKSMESARLAAMSIAQAGERWDVTEKVTVMKGSSGRMYHTCLANGTMELTKASLGFLRVRNQTQMTRERKNTLQTPTRRTRGGGVAYGEMEVQAAVAAGLTNCCLRLLRGCTNPEGSVDVTLPYDTIVVDCISAIVYSGSNVYTLEVDQ; from the exons ATGCACACACTCGAGTGGATATTGCCCGCTCAGAAGAACGGCAAGCGTTACGTTATCAGACGTAGTCCTACAGGCGTTCTTGTCTCAAAGCACGTAATATCCAGCGGCGAGTGGATCGTAAAGGTAAGAAGCTTCCAGCAGCTTCAGACTGGCGACAAAGTGTCCACTGGCCACGGTCAGAAGGGAGTGGTGACAATCATGAGCTACGAAGACATGCCCCAAGCCATAACCGACGCAGGAGGAGTCGTAGTGCCTGACATGGTGGTAGCCATGTCCTCCATTATATGTAGGCAGACCAACGGCCAGCTATACGAGACGCACAAATCGATGGAGTCTGCGAGACTTGCCGCGATGAGCATCGCCCAGGCAGGCGAGCGCTGGGACGTCACAGAGAAGGTGACAGTCATGAAAGGATCAAGCGGGAGGATGTACCACACGTGCCTCGCAAACGGCACGATGGAACTAACCAAGGCCTCCTTAGGGTTTTTAAGGGTGCGCAATCAGACTCAGATGACCAGAGAGC GTAAGAACACCCTGCAGACTCCCACAAGGCGAACGAGAGGCGGAGGCGTGGCCTATGGCGAGATGGAGGTCCAGGCCGCAGTTGCTGCTGGTCTCACTAACTGT TGCctgcggctgctgcgcgGGTGCACCAACCCAGAAGGCTCTGTAGACGTAACCCTGCCTTACGACACCATCGTTGTAGACTGCATATCTGCAATAGTCTACAGCGGCTCGAATGTCTATACCCTTGAAGTCGATCAATAG